CGGTCGAATTTCTTTGCGCTAAGTTTGTCGTTTGCATTTGTCATTTTTTGACTCCCTGTTTTTTGTCGAAGATCCAGCGTAGGTACAGGCGGGGGCGTTCAGGCGTGCGACCACATGCGCGTCACGGGGCCGCGTACGCGGGCGAGTTTGGTGCGGTATTGGTAGCGGTCGGGACGATAGAGAATGGCGATATGTTCGACGGGTCGGCCGCGCTGGTCGAACACGGTTCGCACGACCGACAGCAGCGGCGAGCCCACGCGCACGTCTAGCGCTTTGGCCACACTGGGGCCGGCCAAGACGGCCGACAGAGTTTCGTCGGCCGAGCCGACGAGGCACCCCGCCTGTTCGAGCAGAGCAAGCAATGGCTTGTGCGCTAGGTCGCGGGCCGTGAAGGCGCGGCCGATCTCGGCGGGAACCCAGCTTGTGGAATAGGAAAGCGGCACGCCGCCGTGGCGCCGCACGCGTACCGCGCGCTGTACCTCGCTGCCCACGGCCAGTCGCAGCGATTTTGCGACCGTCTCCGGGGCGGCGCCGTAGCCGAATTCCAGAATATCGACTTTCGTCTCGAGCCCGACTGCGAGCAGGTTCTCGATGAGGCCCGAGATGTTCGCCTCGACCGGCGCACCCGCAACTTGGCCAACAAGCTGCGTGCCGCGGCCGCGGCGGCGCACGACGAGGCCCTCGGCGGCCAGTTCGTCGAGGGCGCGTTTGGCGGTGATGCGGCTTACCGAAAAGTCGGCGCTGATCTGCGCTTCTGTCGGCATGCGCGCGGCCCCTTCGAAAGCGCCCGCGGCGATCTGCTCGCGCAGAATGAGATATATCTGATGGTAGAGCGGGGTCGGCAGATCGGCATCGACCGATGTGTGACCGGACTTGCTCTTCGGCGATTGGCGGGATACTCGCATGACTGCAAGTTAGCACGGCGAGTTCGCCA
Above is a genomic segment from Magnetospirillum sp. containing:
- a CDS encoding GntR family transcriptional regulator; translation: MRVSRQSPKSKSGHTSVDADLPTPLYHQIYLILREQIAAGAFEGAARMPTEAQISADFSVSRITAKRALDELAAEGLVVRRRGRGTQLVGQVAGAPVEANISGLIENLLAVGLETKVDILEFGYGAAPETVAKSLRLAVGSEVQRAVRVRRHGGVPLSYSTSWVPAEIGRAFTARDLAHKPLLALLEQAGCLVGSADETLSAVLAGPSVAKALDVRVGSPLLSVVRTVFDQRGRPVEHIAILYRPDRYQYRTKLARVRGPVTRMWSHA